In one window of Henckelia pumila isolate YLH828 chromosome 1, ASM3356847v2, whole genome shotgun sequence DNA:
- the LOC140876015 gene encoding uncharacterized protein isoform X2, producing the protein MELPQETEDYIRESIDHRVGLPVSSNTVLDKLHAVETANLCLRQQYLCLQSKMREKDEIIERARASMNAIALKKFVDENQKLAAECTILLEQSNKWERECLLYDQDREALMDFANEADEKGKEAESRNQELVEQNKKLLEELYFLKSRSEAHTVDVPDNDLHMEQALLDSLLTSVFGKDDLEITALGFLEANSGIEVCSKILKLWSSLKPVTQKIVAIVAEIKNLEKDKDNLKVNLHRAEEEVNVLFKACNKLDEENKMLIRHCNREMHVSASDGKHKSSTSGKGKRKSSPKPSSPLEKKLDYSDADSQRQPLSPLQSNSPESRLRKK; encoded by the exons ATGGAACTCCCGCAGGAAACGGAAGATTATATTCGAGAATCAATCGATCACCGCGTTGGCCTGCCGGTGTCCTCCAACACCGTGCTTGATAAGCTTCACGCAGTCGAAACGGCCAACCTTTGTCTCCGCCAGCAGTATCTGTGTCTGCAATCCAAGATGAGAGAGAAAGACGAAATTATCGAACGGGCTAGG GCGAGTATGAATGCGATCGCCTTAAAGAAATTTGTGGATGAAAACCAAAAATTGGCCGCGGAATGCACCATTTTGTTGGAGCAGAGCAACAAATGGGAGAGGGAGTGCTTGCTTTATGACCAAGATCGTGAAGCATTAATGGATTTTGCAAATGAGGCGGATGAGAAAGGCAAGGAAGCCGAGTCTCGCAACCAAGAATTGGTGGAGCAGAACAAGAAATTGTTAGAAGAGTTGTATTTTTTAAAGTCACGGTCTGAGGCACATACG GTTGATGTGCCTGACAACGACCTGCATATGGAACAAGCGTTACTCGATTCACTGTTAACTTCTGTGTTTGGCAAGGATGATTTAGAAATAACTGCACTTGGCTTTTTGGAGGCAAATAGTGGAATTGAAGTTTGCTCAAAAATACTGAAACTATGGAGTAG CCTGAAGCCTGTGACACAGAAGATTGTAGCAATCGTAGCAGAAATTAAGAACTTGGAAAAAGATAAGGATAATTTAAAGGTTAACCTTCATAGAGCTGAAGAGGAG GTGAACGTTCTGTTTAAAGCATGCAACAAGCTAGATGAGGAAAACAAAATGTTGATACGGCATTGTAACAGAGAAATGCATGTTTCTGCCTCTGATGGAAAGCACAAGAGCAGTACTTCTGGAAAG GGGAAACGGAAGTCTAGCCCGAAACCAAGCAGTCCCTTGGAGAAAAAACTTGATTATAGTGATGCTGATTCGCAAAGACAGCCACTTTCGCCTCTGCAATCTAACTCACCCGAATCTAGATTACGCAAGAAGTAG
- the LOC140876015 gene encoding uncharacterized protein isoform X1: MELPQETEDYIRESIDHRVGLPVSSNTVLDKLHAVETANLCLRQQYLCLQSKMREKDEIIERARAEASMNAIALKKFVDENQKLAAECTILLEQSNKWERECLLYDQDREALMDFANEADEKGKEAESRNQELVEQNKKLLEELYFLKSRSEAHTVDVPDNDLHMEQALLDSLLTSVFGKDDLEITALGFLEANSGIEVCSKILKLWSSLKPVTQKIVAIVAEIKNLEKDKDNLKVNLHRAEEEVNVLFKACNKLDEENKMLIRHCNREMHVSASDGKHKSSTSGKGKRKSSPKPSSPLEKKLDYSDADSQRQPLSPLQSNSPESRLRKK, from the exons ATGGAACTCCCGCAGGAAACGGAAGATTATATTCGAGAATCAATCGATCACCGCGTTGGCCTGCCGGTGTCCTCCAACACCGTGCTTGATAAGCTTCACGCAGTCGAAACGGCCAACCTTTGTCTCCGCCAGCAGTATCTGTGTCTGCAATCCAAGATGAGAGAGAAAGACGAAATTATCGAACGGGCTAGG gCAGAGGCGAGTATGAATGCGATCGCCTTAAAGAAATTTGTGGATGAAAACCAAAAATTGGCCGCGGAATGCACCATTTTGTTGGAGCAGAGCAACAAATGGGAGAGGGAGTGCTTGCTTTATGACCAAGATCGTGAAGCATTAATGGATTTTGCAAATGAGGCGGATGAGAAAGGCAAGGAAGCCGAGTCTCGCAACCAAGAATTGGTGGAGCAGAACAAGAAATTGTTAGAAGAGTTGTATTTTTTAAAGTCACGGTCTGAGGCACATACG GTTGATGTGCCTGACAACGACCTGCATATGGAACAAGCGTTACTCGATTCACTGTTAACTTCTGTGTTTGGCAAGGATGATTTAGAAATAACTGCACTTGGCTTTTTGGAGGCAAATAGTGGAATTGAAGTTTGCTCAAAAATACTGAAACTATGGAGTAG CCTGAAGCCTGTGACACAGAAGATTGTAGCAATCGTAGCAGAAATTAAGAACTTGGAAAAAGATAAGGATAATTTAAAGGTTAACCTTCATAGAGCTGAAGAGGAG GTGAACGTTCTGTTTAAAGCATGCAACAAGCTAGATGAGGAAAACAAAATGTTGATACGGCATTGTAACAGAGAAATGCATGTTTCTGCCTCTGATGGAAAGCACAAGAGCAGTACTTCTGGAAAG GGGAAACGGAAGTCTAGCCCGAAACCAAGCAGTCCCTTGGAGAAAAAACTTGATTATAGTGATGCTGATTCGCAAAGACAGCCACTTTCGCCTCTGCAATCTAACTCACCCGAATCTAGATTACGCAAGAAGTAG
- the LOC140875082 gene encoding 28 kDa ribonucleoprotein, chloroplastic, with amino-acid sequence MAAFGLVYNSPVAPQFFHSTHQFPPLSKPCFLSLRANPYSSNLRLFFVHVQTQPQTQPLAEQNAVEEAEYDVSNTRLLVQNVPWTCSVDDIRPLFESYGSVVDIEFSMYNKTRNRGLAFITMSSNEEAVAALNDLDSKEFEGRVLKLDWANPKKKKPSSPPKPKAVHNLFVANLPFQARGKDLKEFFNANGGIAVSAEVVFLDKPRRSAGYGFVSFNTEAEAVAALATFEGKEFMGRPIRVARSKRFLRQETKATIDSENAQVT; translated from the exons ATGGCGGCATTTGGTCTCGTATACAACTCCCCCGTAGCTCCGCAATTCTTCCACTCCACCCATCAGTTTCCTCCGCTCTCCAAACCATGTTTTCTTTCGCTCAGAGCGAACCCATATAGCTCCAATCTTCGACTCTTCTTTGTCCATGTACAGACCCAACCTCAAACCCAGCCACTCGCTGAACAGAATGCCGTAGAAGAGGCTGAATATGACGTTTCTAACACGAGACTGCTTGTTCAGAATGTCCCCTGGACATGCTCTGTGGATGATATTCGTCCCCTCTTTGAAAGTTATGGCTCCGTTGTTGATATTGAG ttTTCAATGTATAACAAGACAAGAAACAGGGGTCTAGCCTTCATAACAATGTCTTCGAATGAAGAAGCTGTTGCAGCTCTTAATGATCTCGATTCCAAG GAATTCGAGGGTAGAGTTTTGAAGCTTGACTGGGCTaatccaaagaagaagaaacctTCATCTCCTCCAAAACCCAAGGCAGTACACAATTTGTTTGTTGCAAACTTGCCATTTCAAGCGAGGGGGAAAGACCTGAAGGAATTCTTTAATGCTAATGGTGGGATTGCTGTTTCTGCTGAAGTGGTATTTCTGGATAAACCGAGACGATCAGCGGGGTATGGCTTTGTTTCCTTCAACACCGAGGCTGAGGCTGTAGCAGCACTTGCCACATTTGAAGGGAAG GAGTTTATGGGAAGACCAATTCGTGTAGCTCGCAGTAAAAGATTTCTGAGACAGGAGACAAAGGCAACTATCGACTCTGAGAATGCACAAGTAACTTGA